The proteins below are encoded in one region of Limnochorda pilosa:
- a CDS encoding PaaI family thioesterase, giving the protein MPTVEPLDLLHLGHRVLAAQPFSLLIGATLEAFSPGMAVLRIPIREELLQQNGFVHGGVLSYAADNVLTFAGGTVLGPGVLTSGYKINYLRPAVGESLIARGTVVHAGRRQAVCRCDVFAVDGQGNETLCATAQGTIVATGAGPEVREGGPS; this is encoded by the coding sequence ATGCCAACCGTGGAGCCCCTTGATCTGTTGCACCTGGGTCACCGGGTCCTGGCGGCCCAGCCTTTCAGCCTCCTGATCGGCGCGACCCTTGAAGCCTTCTCGCCGGGTATGGCCGTGCTGAGGATCCCCATCCGGGAAGAGCTGCTGCAGCAGAACGGGTTCGTCCACGGCGGCGTCCTGAGCTACGCCGCCGACAACGTCCTCACCTTCGCCGGCGGGACCGTCCTCGGCCCGGGCGTCCTGACCTCCGGGTACAAGATCAACTACCTGAGGCCGGCGGTGGGCGAGAGTCTGATCGCTCGGGGTACGGTCGTCCACGCGGGGAGACGTCAGGCCGTCTGCCGCTGCGACGTCTTCGCGGTGGACGGCCAGGGCAACGAGACCCTCTGCGCCACGGCCCAGGGCACCATCGTCGCCACCGGCGCCGGTCCGGAAGTCAGGGAGGGTGGCCCCTCGTGA
- a CDS encoding MerR family DNA-binding protein: protein MGRRLGFTLAEIREVLDLYDVDRTEVTQLREVLRLGRARIAEVEAQIADLEVLRSELRDLEAGLQHLLDEKTGPDSHLREDHANRGAP, encoded by the coding sequence ATGGGCCGGCGGCTCGGCTTCACCCTGGCCGAGATCCGGGAGGTGCTGGACCTCTACGACGTGGATCGCACCGAGGTGACCCAGCTCCGGGAGGTCCTGCGCCTGGGACGGGCCCGGATCGCCGAGGTGGAGGCCCAGATCGCCGACCTGGAGGTCCTGCGCTCCGAGCTGCGGGACCTGGAGGCGGGGCTGCAGCACCTCCTCGACGAGAAGACGGGCCCTGATTCCCACTTGCGGGAGGACCATGCCAACCGTGGAGCCCCTTGA
- a CDS encoding succinylglutamate desuccinylase/aspartoacylase family protein has protein sequence MRRGVALFVAVIALVALSSGTFRSMERADVIVPGPGVTATARLSDYFAPLAGSPGETPVYVLDSGNPGGTVVILGGTHADELAGKLAAVLVVENAVARQGRLLVIPEANASASTHTLPLEGHPQRVFIPLPDGSERTFKLGSRVTNPLHQWPDPIVYVHAASGQELAGSDARNLNRNYPGRPDGSLTEQVAYAIQQLVVQEEADLVIDLHEASPEYPVINTIVAHPRAMDLAAWVALEVQMEGMSLGLEPSPESLRGLIHRELGDQTSALVVLMESANPAQGRLRGKTDADLVLEGQDPNYVKAARIGRLYVPFDEGGHPLSERVARHITGLQSFLRNLGLFGEDQEVVVEGLPSYAELAGSDLGRFLQGAEPTEH, from the coding sequence GTGCGACGAGGGGTCGCATTGTTCGTCGCGGTCATCGCCCTGGTGGCGCTCTCGTCGGGTACCTTCCGCTCCATGGAGAGGGCCGACGTGATCGTGCCTGGGCCAGGGGTCACGGCTACGGCCCGGTTGTCGGACTACTTCGCCCCGCTGGCGGGAAGCCCGGGGGAGACGCCCGTCTACGTGCTGGACAGCGGCAACCCCGGCGGCACCGTGGTGATCCTGGGCGGCACCCACGCCGACGAGCTGGCCGGCAAGCTTGCCGCCGTCCTGGTGGTGGAGAACGCCGTGGCTCGCCAGGGACGCCTCCTGGTGATCCCCGAGGCCAACGCCAGCGCGTCCACCCATACCCTTCCGCTGGAAGGCCACCCCCAGCGGGTGTTCATTCCGCTTCCCGACGGCAGCGAGCGGACCTTCAAGTTGGGGAGCCGGGTCACCAACCCGCTGCACCAGTGGCCTGACCCTATCGTCTACGTTCACGCCGCCTCGGGGCAGGAGCTCGCCGGCTCCGATGCGCGGAACCTGAATCGGAACTACCCCGGGCGGCCCGACGGGTCGCTCACCGAGCAGGTCGCCTACGCCATCCAGCAGCTCGTGGTTCAGGAAGAGGCCGACCTGGTGATCGACCTCCATGAGGCCTCGCCCGAGTACCCCGTCATCAACACCATTGTGGCCCACCCCAGGGCGATGGATCTGGCCGCCTGGGTCGCGCTCGAGGTTCAGATGGAAGGGATGAGCCTCGGGCTGGAGCCCTCCCCCGAATCCCTCCGGGGACTGATTCACCGCGAGCTGGGCGACCAGACGTCCGCCCTGGTGGTGCTGATGGAATCGGCCAACCCGGCCCAGGGCCGGCTGCGGGGGAAGACCGACGCCGACCTGGTCCTGGAAGGCCAGGACCCCAACTACGTGAAGGCGGCCCGGATCGGGCGCCTCTACGTTCCCTTCGACGAAGGCGGGCACCCCCTCTCCGAGCGAGTGGCCCGCCACATCACCGGACTTCAGTCCTTCCTGCGCAACCTGGGACTCTTCGGTGAGGACCAGGAGGTCGTGGTGGAAGGGCTGCCCTCCTATGCAGAGCTGGCCGGGAGCGACCTGGGCCGCTTCCTGCAGGGGGCCGAACCGACTGAGCACTGA
- the ggt gene encoding gamma-glutamyltransferase, which produces MSNSRIGYQRWAISSLVALLVVSMVASGAALAQGTLLPEVRAENGMVASAHPLASEAGVEILMKGGNAIDAAVAAAFALGVVEPNASGLGGEGMMVIHLAGGDLTAIDYRSAAPRAATLERYADGTASTGWESVGVPGTVAGLSTALSRYGTMSLAEVLEPAIRLAEEGFPVSETLAASISDSYEAILADPELASIYLVDGFPPMAGDILRNPNLARTMRILAGKGQDAFYRGEIAKAIAAAMEENGGLITTLDLADYRAFEREPVRGSYRGYEVVSAPPPVGGMAVVEALQILENFDLSGETFPSTRVIHLAAESLKRAFADLNWYNGDPAFVDVPVEGLTSREYAARRAEEIPLDRMGERPQAGDPTPYGAGVPVGAYAAPGHESASTTHLSTADAEGNVVALTQTISSFFGAKAAVPGTGIVLNNEMVNFSTRPGLPNTLAPGKRMRTTIAPTLLLQDGEPVLSIGTPGAGRIVSTMVQLIVNLVDYEMSLQEAIEAPRFYARDSEKNLHMESRVPADIRAELEAMGYTLNVHGDWDLYFGGAQGIMIEPETGEFVGGADPRRSGGVVGY; this is translated from the coding sequence GTGTCCAACTCGCGCATCGGCTATCAGCGCTGGGCGATCTCGAGCCTGGTCGCCCTGCTCGTCGTTTCGATGGTCGCATCGGGAGCAGCCCTGGCCCAGGGGACCCTGCTGCCCGAGGTACGGGCTGAGAACGGTATGGTCGCCTCGGCGCACCCGCTCGCGTCCGAGGCTGGCGTCGAGATCTTGATGAAGGGCGGCAACGCGATCGACGCGGCCGTCGCCGCCGCGTTCGCGCTGGGCGTGGTGGAGCCCAACGCCTCGGGCCTGGGCGGCGAGGGCATGATGGTGATCCACCTGGCGGGCGGTGACCTGACTGCCATCGACTACCGCTCCGCCGCGCCCCGGGCGGCCACCCTCGAGCGCTACGCGGATGGGACGGCCTCCACGGGCTGGGAGTCGGTGGGCGTGCCCGGTACCGTGGCGGGCCTCTCTACCGCCCTGAGCCGGTACGGCACCATGAGCCTGGCCGAGGTCCTGGAGCCTGCCATCCGCCTGGCGGAGGAGGGCTTCCCCGTCAGCGAGACGCTGGCTGCCTCCATCTCCGACAGCTACGAGGCGATCCTGGCCGACCCCGAGCTTGCGTCCATCTACCTGGTGGACGGCTTCCCGCCCATGGCCGGCGACATCCTCCGAAACCCGAACCTGGCCAGGACCATGCGGATCCTGGCGGGGAAGGGTCAGGACGCCTTCTACCGCGGTGAGATCGCTAAGGCGATCGCGGCCGCCATGGAGGAGAACGGCGGCCTGATCACCACCCTGGACCTGGCCGACTACCGCGCCTTCGAGCGCGAGCCGGTGAGGGGCAGCTACCGGGGCTACGAGGTGGTCTCCGCGCCCCCGCCGGTAGGCGGCATGGCCGTGGTGGAGGCGCTCCAGATCCTGGAGAACTTCGACCTCTCGGGCGAGACCTTCCCGTCCACCCGGGTGATCCACCTGGCCGCCGAGTCGCTCAAGCGTGCCTTTGCCGACCTCAACTGGTACAACGGCGACCCGGCCTTCGTCGACGTGCCGGTGGAGGGGCTCACCTCCAGGGAGTACGCCGCCCGGCGGGCTGAGGAGATCCCCCTCGATCGGATGGGCGAGCGCCCCCAGGCCGGAGACCCCACGCCCTACGGGGCAGGTGTGCCGGTGGGCGCCTATGCTGCGCCGGGGCATGAGTCGGCCAGCACCACCCACCTCTCGACCGCCGACGCGGAAGGGAACGTGGTCGCCCTCACCCAGACCATCTCCAGCTTCTTCGGAGCCAAGGCCGCCGTGCCGGGAACCGGCATCGTCCTGAACAACGAGATGGTCAACTTCAGCACCCGACCGGGGCTTCCCAACACCCTGGCACCGGGCAAGCGGATGCGCACCACCATCGCCCCTACCCTCCTCCTGCAGGACGGCGAGCCCGTCCTCTCCATCGGCACCCCGGGCGCCGGGCGGATCGTCTCGACGATGGTGCAGCTGATCGTCAACCTGGTGGACTACGAGATGAGCCTCCAGGAGGCGATCGAGGCGCCGCGGTTCTACGCCCGCGACTCGGAGAAGAACCTCCACATGGAGAGCCGGGTGCCGGCTGACATCCGGGCCGAGCTCGAGGCGATGGGGTACACCCTGAACGTCCACGGTGACTGGGACCTCTACTTCGGCGGCGCCCAGGGGATCATGATCGAACCCGAGACCGGCGAGTTCGTCGGCGGAGCGGATCCCCGCCGGAGCGGCGGCGTGGTCGGGTACTGA
- a CDS encoding DUF6305 family protein, producing the protein MRIERLAAGTSRTRRTCLWPAVLGLAVALAGMAVAPAGAAGASRPAIITSAGQSSDAVMVNVLANTQLKLGLEYDPLVGADELAGYNTLVVVVGSSAKGLGAAGIDEAQELARVQAIMEQADASDMFVLLMHVGGTARRGPASNQLIEAVAAHADAMIVVKAGNDDGLFTELARQHGIPLTEVERIVDAREPLTGLFGN; encoded by the coding sequence ATGCGAATCGAGCGCCTGGCCGCGGGAACGAGCCGGACCCGGAGGACCTGCCTCTGGCCGGCCGTCCTGGGCCTCGCCGTCGCCCTGGCCGGCATGGCGGTCGCGCCGGCCGGTGCGGCCGGAGCGTCCAGGCCCGCGATCATCACCTCCGCGGGGCAGAGCTCCGACGCGGTGATGGTCAACGTGCTGGCCAACACCCAGCTGAAGCTGGGCCTGGAGTACGATCCGCTGGTCGGGGCCGATGAGCTGGCCGGATACAACACCCTGGTGGTGGTCGTCGGCTCGAGCGCCAAGGGCCTGGGTGCCGCCGGCATCGACGAGGCCCAGGAGCTGGCGCGGGTCCAGGCGATCATGGAGCAGGCGGACGCGAGCGACATGTTCGTGCTCCTGATGCACGTGGGCGGCACCGCCCGCCGGGGGCCCGCCTCGAACCAGCTGATCGAGGCAGTGGCGGCCCACGCCGACGCCATGATCGTGGTCAAGGCCGGCAACGACGACGGCCTCTTCACCGAGTTGGCCCGGCAGCACGGGATCCCGCTCACCGAGGTGGAGCGGATCGTCGACGCCCGGGAGCCGCTGACGGGCCTGTTCGGGAACTGA
- a CDS encoding M14 family metallopeptidase — MERMAHSSFRRVFVVLPAVLGLAVLVGAGAAAAGPGPYVSHDIRPGAGVTRVGWLSEYHPALKGTPGDTRVYVLEGSEPGATVFVAGGTHGNEIAGAMAATVLVEKAVVTQGRLIVIPRANNSAATYAEIEYGDPGQIWLVTPSGPRAFRYGARRTHPDHQGVPDPAVFVHPLGAEFEGAESRNLDRVHPGRADGTLTEQVSYAIVELLRREKVHVAFDLHEAGPTSRLANMLVSHPKGLEIGALALLNLEYEGISMKLEHSSVDFRGLSHREWGDATPAYSYLIETPNPAQASAGSDERRNADPVNDPESPLWKRVGTHLDTVRSVLDAFAMTDPGFAFSYAAPGYAELEARGLGASLN; from the coding sequence ATGGAGAGGATGGCGCACTCGTCCTTCCGGAGAGTCTTCGTCGTCCTGCCGGCCGTGCTGGGGCTGGCGGTGCTCGTGGGCGCGGGCGCGGCCGCGGCGGGCCCCGGCCCTTACGTGAGCCACGACATCCGGCCGGGGGCGGGGGTCACCCGGGTTGGCTGGCTGAGCGAGTATCATCCGGCCCTGAAGGGGACGCCCGGCGACACGCGGGTCTACGTCCTGGAGGGCTCCGAGCCGGGGGCGACGGTCTTCGTGGCCGGCGGGACCCACGGCAACGAGATCGCCGGGGCGATGGCCGCCACGGTGCTGGTGGAGAAGGCGGTGGTGACCCAGGGCCGTCTGATCGTCATCCCCCGGGCGAACAACAGCGCCGCCACCTACGCCGAGATCGAGTACGGCGACCCGGGGCAGATCTGGCTCGTCACGCCGAGCGGGCCCAGGGCCTTCCGCTACGGGGCGCGGCGTACCCATCCGGACCATCAGGGCGTGCCCGACCCGGCGGTCTTCGTCCATCCCCTGGGCGCGGAGTTCGAGGGGGCCGAAAGCCGTAACCTGGACCGGGTCCACCCCGGGAGAGCCGACGGCACCCTCACCGAGCAGGTGAGCTACGCGATCGTGGAGCTCCTCCGCCGGGAGAAGGTCCACGTCGCCTTCGACCTGCACGAGGCCGGGCCCACCTCGCGGCTGGCCAACATGCTGGTGAGCCATCCCAAGGGGCTGGAGATCGGCGCCCTCGCCCTGCTGAACCTGGAGTACGAGGGCATCTCCATGAAGCTCGAGCACTCGTCCGTGGACTTCCGGGGCCTGAGCCACCGGGAGTGGGGCGACGCCACGCCTGCCTACTCCTACCTGATCGAGACGCCGAACCCGGCCCAGGCTTCGGCGGGGAGCGACGAGCGCAGGAACGCGGATCCGGTGAACGACCCGGAGTCGCCCCTCTGGAAGCGGGTGGGTACCCACCTGGATACGGTCCGGAGCGTGCTGGACGCCTTCGCCATGACCGATCCGGGCTTCGCCTTCAGCTACGCCGCTCCGGGCTACGCAGAGCTGGAGGCTCGGGGCCTGGGGGCCAGCCTCAACTAG
- the pgsB gene encoding poly-gamma-glutamate synthase PgsB — protein sequence MVEVALLGAVAAGLGMAEQARLQRARAAVAVRVHVNGTRGKSTVTRLLAAALQASGARVLGKVTGTEARWLLPDGTEEPVRRGAGGATIREQARAVVRAARLGCDAAVLECMALRPELLWVSEHRMVRSTLGVITNVRDDHGDVMGRDRAEIARTLANTIPAGGLLVTGDAAAFPFFAEEARRRKSRAYLASPLDPARAPATLGAALAWHAPENLGVAMTAARLLGVDEPTAWRGFAAALVEPGTAAWTVGRLRDPGAGERSTVLLVDALAANDPDSFRRVMEGALAACPPAAGFELRVIYHHRADRSERAGRFGGRLPEVLRSVGSEHPARVWATGDRGGARLLGAGACQGPGAPGLLLARWGVEPGAGGGADEAPGGRPGEGSGGDPGSTRPHVVVVACGNTRGARSWQEGYGPWQPVPLGRAAGAGEPAAAEGGVAGG from the coding sequence GTGGTGGAGGTGGCCCTGCTGGGGGCCGTTGCCGCGGGGCTGGGGATGGCGGAGCAGGCCCGTCTCCAGCGAGCCCGGGCCGCGGTGGCCGTGCGGGTGCACGTCAACGGAACCCGGGGGAAATCGACGGTCACCCGGCTCCTGGCGGCGGCGCTCCAGGCGTCGGGCGCCCGGGTGCTGGGAAAGGTGACCGGCACCGAGGCCCGCTGGCTCCTGCCGGACGGCACCGAGGAACCGGTGCGGCGCGGGGCCGGGGGAGCGACCATCCGCGAGCAGGCGCGGGCCGTGGTGCGTGCGGCTCGTCTTGGCTGCGACGCGGCCGTCCTCGAGTGCATGGCGCTCCGCCCCGAGCTCCTCTGGGTGAGCGAGCACCGGATGGTCCGCAGCACCCTGGGCGTGATCACCAACGTCCGGGACGACCACGGTGACGTGATGGGCCGCGACCGGGCCGAGATCGCCCGGACCCTGGCCAACACCATTCCTGCCGGCGGCCTCCTGGTGACCGGCGACGCAGCGGCCTTTCCCTTCTTTGCCGAGGAGGCCCGGCGCCGGAAGAGCCGAGCCTACCTGGCATCCCCTCTCGATCCGGCGAGGGCGCCTGCAACCCTGGGCGCTGCCCTGGCCTGGCACGCGCCCGAGAACCTGGGCGTCGCGATGACGGCCGCGAGGCTCCTGGGCGTGGACGAGCCCACCGCCTGGCGGGGTTTCGCGGCCGCGCTGGTGGAGCCGGGTACCGCCGCCTGGACGGTGGGCCGCCTGAGGGACCCGGGCGCGGGCGAGCGCTCCACCGTGCTCCTGGTGGACGCCCTGGCGGCCAACGACCCGGACTCTTTCCGGCGGGTGATGGAGGGCGCGCTGGCCGCCTGCCCGCCGGCGGCCGGCTTCGAGCTGCGGGTGATCTACCACCACCGGGCGGATCGGTCCGAGCGGGCAGGGAGGTTCGGGGGTCGCCTTCCTGAGGTCCTGCGGAGCGTAGGTTCGGAGCACCCGGCACGCGTCTGGGCCACGGGCGACAGGGGCGGTGCGCGCCTCCTGGGGGCGGGCGCCTGCCAGGGCCCCGGGGCCCCCGGCCTCCTGCTGGCCCGGTGGGGCGTGGAGCCGGGAGCCGGCGGGGGAGCAGATGAGGCTCCCGGCGGGCGGCCGGGTGAGGGTTCGGGCGGGGATCCGGGGTCCACCCGCCCGCACGTGGTGGTGGTCGCCTGCGGCAACACCCGGGGCGCCAGGAGCTGGCAGGAAGGGTACGGCCCCTGGCAGCCGGTGCCCCTGGGGCGGGCCGCCGGGGCCGGCGAGCCGGCGGCGGCCGAGGGAGGCGTTGCGGGTGGTTGA
- the pgsC gene encoding poly-gamma-glutamate biosynthesis protein PgsC yields the protein MVESAVAVGVLLNLLLYEGVGLTAGGMVVPGYLALFLDQPLRVAATLLLAVVTWLVVARGLGRMTILFGRRRYGAMLVVGILGTWALARLAPHVAVAGADVRAIGYIVPGLLANEMERQGVLTTLAATAALAVITRLILLLFTGWGL from the coding sequence GTGGTTGAGAGCGCGGTCGCGGTCGGGGTGCTCCTGAACCTGCTCCTCTACGAGGGCGTGGGCCTTACCGCCGGCGGCATGGTGGTGCCGGGCTATCTGGCCCTCTTCCTGGACCAGCCGCTCCGGGTCGCGGCGACCCTGCTCCTGGCCGTGGTCACCTGGCTCGTGGTCGCACGGGGCTTGGGACGGATGACGATCCTGTTCGGGCGGAGGCGCTACGGAGCGATGCTGGTGGTGGGGATCCTGGGCACCTGGGCGCTGGCCCGGCTGGCACCCCACGTGGCCGTGGCCGGTGCCGACGTGCGGGCGATCGGCTACATCGTACCGGGTCTCCTGGCCAACGAGATGGAGCGGCAGGGGGTCCTGACCACCCTCGCCGCCACCGCGGCCCTGGCCGTGATCACTCGGCTCATCCTCCTCCTCTTCACGGGCTGGGGACTCTGA
- the pgsW gene encoding poly-gamma-glutamate system protein — protein MGRRAGREARGGTTAAAPQVLRPRQGRFPQPPAHLALAALLLLAGYYAALALGWLPPLGEEGLAGGSLPDAIRREAVARMARALPVLAEERAKRGFPLDPVADPNRTGLIGVEFTEITTTMGDPVAKRTAANPQWAGVLAEELWRAGARPGDVAAATLSGSFPGLNLAVFAAADALELHLAAVASLGASMWGANLPLWTWADMERTLWEKGLIGQRSLAYALGGEGDRGGGLLPEGVEALRAAVDRSGVPLLAAEGGSASPEGASLQGANPAARDLENAVQARLELFDEVAARHGARIAACVNVGGGQAALGRCPAMLALPPGLNLPQEVPACGPEAEAGVLSRMAGRGVPVIHLLNIRELALRSGLPIDPVPFPEVIPP, from the coding sequence ATGGGGCGACGTGCCGGCAGGGAAGCAAGAGGCGGCACCACGGCCGCCGCGCCTCAGGTGCTCCGCCCCAGGCAGGGGCGCTTTCCCCAGCCGCCGGCCCATCTTGCCCTTGCGGCGCTGCTCCTGCTGGCCGGCTACTACGCCGCGCTGGCGCTGGGCTGGCTGCCTCCCCTGGGCGAGGAAGGCCTGGCGGGCGGGAGCCTCCCCGATGCCATCCGCCGCGAGGCGGTGGCGAGGATGGCCCGGGCGTTGCCGGTCCTGGCCGAGGAGCGGGCCAAAAGGGGGTTCCCCCTGGACCCGGTCGCGGACCCCAACCGCACGGGGCTGATCGGGGTCGAGTTCACCGAGATCACCACCACCATGGGCGATCCGGTCGCCAAGAGGACGGCCGCCAACCCCCAGTGGGCGGGCGTCCTCGCCGAAGAGCTCTGGCGGGCGGGCGCCCGGCCGGGAGACGTGGCGGCCGCCACCCTGTCGGGGTCCTTCCCGGGCCTGAACCTGGCCGTCTTTGCAGCCGCCGACGCCCTGGAGCTGCACCTGGCGGCGGTCGCCTCCCTGGGGGCCTCCATGTGGGGCGCCAACCTGCCCCTGTGGACGTGGGCCGACATGGAGCGGACCCTCTGGGAGAAGGGCCTGATCGGCCAGCGCTCCCTGGCCTACGCGCTGGGCGGCGAGGGCGACCGGGGCGGCGGCCTCCTCCCCGAAGGGGTGGAGGCGCTCCGGGCAGCCGTCGACCGATCGGGCGTGCCTCTGCTGGCGGCCGAGGGCGGAAGCGCGTCCCCGGAAGGCGCGAGCCTGCAGGGCGCGAACCCGGCGGCACGGGACCTGGAGAACGCAGTCCAGGCCCGCCTGGAGCTCTTCGACGAGGTGGCGGCGCGCCACGGGGCCAGGATCGCGGCCTGCGTGAACGTGGGGGGCGGCCAGGCGGCCCTGGGGCGATGCCCGGCGATGCTCGCACTGCCGCCCGGCCTGAACCTGCCCCAGGAGGTGCCCGCCTGCGGCCCGGAGGCGGAGGCGGGGGTGCTCTCCCGGATGGCCGGGAGGGGCGTGCCGGTGATCCACCTGCTCAACATTCGGGAGCTCGCGCTGCGAAGCGGGCTACCCATCGATCCCGTCCCCTTCCCAGAGGTGATCCCGCCATGA
- a CDS encoding sensor histidine kinase, with the protein MTSRRGLAGPALLAAGVALPALLPHQAFGILPLVREAIELLDSGRLLLAAGALVVLNTVRAVPIYLGAFLTAEAVKTSAHGQARRWLSWLAPLAVIPTAYVLVQWIHGVHYDFGGPAIAGVLAAALVHHMAEATHGRFMRGAILTVFLLGLQWLDVVPALTRHGFGNGELSIEIKLAAGFLQSERLFNLWGLAGFDVFTAIAVLMAKFMVDYRKHLAVIVARQQEELQVARAEARAREEAERNRALVEVQALVHDLKTPLATVSGLASLLGLSLPVASDRRLRAHVSRVERAVATMSQMIAEILSPQAARRVDGHELIRYLRAQLSAVDNPAVGATPSTRQPRPTVFLVTDRLPAVRVNLLRASRALLNVLTNARRAAGPEGRVRVQVAGTSRELRIRVRDWGPGMDAETARRAFEAGFGRSGSSGMGLTFARQVVEGELGGRMTLRSLEGRGTLVVVRFPACREGEADGG; encoded by the coding sequence ATGACCTCCCGGCGCGGGCTGGCGGGGCCTGCGCTCCTCGCCGCCGGGGTGGCGCTGCCGGCCCTCCTGCCCCATCAGGCCTTCGGCATCCTGCCGCTGGTGCGGGAGGCGATCGAGCTGCTGGACAGCGGCCGGCTCCTCCTGGCCGCGGGGGCGCTGGTGGTCCTGAACACGGTGCGGGCCGTCCCCATCTACCTGGGTGCCTTCCTGACGGCCGAGGCCGTCAAGACCAGCGCCCACGGGCAGGCGCGGCGGTGGCTCAGCTGGCTCGCGCCCCTGGCGGTGATCCCCACCGCCTACGTGCTGGTCCAGTGGATCCACGGGGTGCACTACGACTTCGGCGGCCCGGCCATCGCGGGGGTGTTGGCCGCGGCCCTGGTCCACCACATGGCCGAGGCGACCCACGGGCGGTTCATGCGGGGCGCGATCCTGACCGTCTTCCTCCTGGGCCTCCAGTGGTTGGACGTGGTACCGGCACTGACCCGGCATGGGTTCGGGAACGGGGAGCTCTCCATCGAGATCAAGCTCGCGGCCGGCTTCCTTCAGTCTGAGCGCCTCTTCAACCTCTGGGGGCTGGCCGGTTTCGACGTCTTCACGGCCATTGCGGTCCTGATGGCCAAGTTCATGGTGGACTACCGGAAGCACCTGGCAGTGATCGTTGCCAGGCAGCAGGAGGAGCTGCAGGTGGCCCGGGCCGAGGCCAGGGCCCGGGAGGAGGCCGAGCGGAACCGGGCCCTGGTGGAGGTCCAGGCGCTGGTCCACGACCTGAAGACCCCCCTGGCCACGGTCTCAGGCCTGGCGAGCCTCCTGGGGCTCTCGCTGCCCGTCGCCTCGGACCGGCGGCTGCGGGCTCACGTCAGCCGGGTGGAGAGGGCGGTGGCCACCATGAGCCAGATGATCGCCGAGATCCTCTCACCCCAGGCGGCCCGCCGGGTGGACGGCCACGAGCTGATCCGCTACCTGCGGGCGCAGCTCTCGGCCGTCGACAATCCGGCGGTGGGGGCAACCCCTTCGACCAGGCAGCCCCGGCCCACGGTCTTCCTGGTTACGGACCGCCTGCCGGCGGTACGGGTCAACCTGCTCAGGGCGAGCCGGGCCCTCTTGAACGTGCTCACCAACGCCCGGCGGGCCGCGGGGCCCGAAGGCCGCGTGCGCGTCCAGGTGGCGGGGACCTCACGCGAGCTCCGGATCCGGGTGCGGGACTGGGGGCCCGGCATGGACGCCGAGACTGCCCGGCGCGCCTTCGAGGCCGGCTTTGGTCGCTCGGGCAGCTCGGGGATGGGGCTCACCTTCGCCCGCCAGGTGGTGGAGGGGGAGCTGGGCGGCCGCATGACGCTCAGGAGCCTGGAGGGCCGGGGGACCCTGGTGGTGGTCCGCTTTCCGGCGTGCAGGGAGGGTGAGGCAGATGGCGGGTGA
- a CDS encoding response regulator, protein MAGESRRPLLAAIDDDPGIRYTLRSIARHAGWIMVTFPQGTTALRWLARRRPDILIIDYHLPGENGLALTRTLRQMDPELPIVVLTVDERQELADAFWEAGARDFALKPIRAPDLLARLRVHLERRREAGEARESAPRTPAGPSAGGAGSENLPKGMQQATMEAVIRILTKAPGGVAVQDVAEAGGFAPATAYRYLRHLEARRQVRVSLEYQAVGRPKKVYRLR, encoded by the coding sequence ATGGCGGGTGAGAGCCGGCGGCCACTCCTGGCGGCGATTGACGATGATCCCGGGATCCGGTACACTCTGCGGAGCATCGCCCGCCACGCGGGCTGGATCATGGTCACCTTCCCCCAGGGTACGACGGCCCTGCGCTGGCTCGCGCGCCGGAGGCCGGACATCCTGATCATCGACTACCATCTGCCCGGCGAGAACGGCCTCGCCCTGACCCGAACCCTGCGCCAGATGGATCCGGAGCTGCCCATCGTGGTCCTGACCGTCGACGAGCGGCAGGAGCTGGCCGACGCCTTCTGGGAGGCGGGCGCGAGGGACTTCGCCCTGAAGCCGATCCGGGCCCCCGACCTGCTGGCGCGGCTCCGGGTTCACCTGGAGCGGCGGCGGGAGGCGGGCGAAGCGAGGGAGAGTGCTCCCCGCACACCGGCCGGGCCTTCCGCCGGCGGCGCCGGCTCCGAGAATCTGCCCAAGGGGATGCAGCAGGCGACCATGGAGGCGGTGATCCGGATCCTCACCAAGGCTCCCGGAGGGGTGGCCGTTCAGGACGTGGCCGAGGCCGGGGGGTTCGCCCCAGCGACGGCCTACCGTTACCTGCGCCACCTGGAGGCGCGGAGGCAGGTACGCGTCTCCCTGGAGTACCAGGCGGTGGGACGGCCAAAGAAGGTGTATAGGCTGCGCTGA